The Bacteroides acidifaciens genome includes a region encoding these proteins:
- the istA gene encoding IS21 family transposase, translated as MKIRIKHILRCYQSGMSIRGISSSLLVSRNTVKRYIRIYEDMGIELERLLKMDEQHLHELFGTETDKESSGSAEYKYLQERIPDYMKRLKVRGTTRRSLYEEYLKNRPQGYSYCSFCLYIRREREVKIPVGRIDHIAGDQMYVDFAGDKLYLSYEKTGNKVPVEVFAAILPCSQITYYEAVPSQKKEHLIQACENAFHYFGGVPNAIVPDNLKSAVTKPGGVEPVINDDFAAFADHYGCVVFPARVRKPKDKALVENAVRLLYREVYSKMTGLKFNDLEALNIEIMKHTDALNSRKMYNRNYSRRERFLEVEKDRLHTLPATKFISKSRKTATVMRNSYVSLNNHYYSVPKEYIGDTVELLYDGDTVEIYHKFRHITTHRRDDTPFTYSEKPSHKLSGVLHEYRIRMDDIYRKACEIDPVLEEYIKRVAVAKKYPVQAVRSADGILSLVERFGHDRVVLSCQVAMEFGMFGYNELESILVNREDEKYHVQMEGQAPELTPKHRNLRGKDYFNSKNMDKNDK; from the coding sequence ATGAAAATAAGAATCAAGCACATACTGCGGTGTTATCAGTCAGGAATGAGTATCCGCGGTATCAGTTCTTCTCTCCTTGTTTCACGTAATACAGTCAAACGTTATATCCGTATATACGAAGATATGGGTATAGAACTTGAGCGTCTGTTGAAAATGGACGAGCAGCATCTGCATGAGCTTTTCGGTACGGAGACTGACAAAGAATCGTCTGGCTCTGCAGAGTATAAGTATCTTCAAGAACGTATACCTGATTACATGAAACGACTTAAGGTCCGTGGGACAACAAGAAGGTCTTTGTATGAGGAATATCTTAAAAATCGTCCACAAGGTTACAGCTACTGTTCTTTTTGTTTATATATCAGACGAGAAAGGGAAGTAAAGATTCCTGTTGGACGCATAGATCATATAGCCGGTGATCAGATGTATGTGGATTTTGCCGGCGACAAACTTTATCTCTCATACGAAAAAACAGGCAATAAGGTTCCCGTAGAAGTATTTGCCGCTATACTTCCATGCAGCCAGATTACTTATTACGAGGCTGTACCATCACAAAAGAAAGAACACCTTATCCAGGCATGTGAAAATGCTTTCCATTATTTTGGAGGTGTCCCCAATGCCATAGTTCCAGACAACCTGAAATCAGCCGTAACAAAGCCTGGAGGTGTTGAACCTGTAATCAATGACGACTTTGCTGCATTTGCAGACCATTATGGATGTGTTGTCTTCCCGGCAAGAGTACGAAAGCCTAAAGACAAAGCTCTGGTTGAGAATGCTGTAAGACTGCTCTACAGGGAGGTGTATTCAAAGATGACGGGATTGAAATTCAATGATCTTGAAGCCTTGAACATAGAAATAATGAAGCATACGGATGCGTTGAACAGCCGAAAGATGTACAATCGCAACTACAGCCGTCGGGAACGTTTCCTCGAAGTCGAGAAAGACAGGCTGCATACATTGCCGGCAACAAAATTTATATCAAAAAGCCGGAAAACGGCAACTGTCATGAGAAACAGTTATGTATCGCTTAACAATCACTATTACAGTGTTCCTAAAGAGTATATCGGCGATACTGTAGAATTACTGTATGATGGGGACACAGTGGAGATATATCATAAGTTCAGACACATAACGACACATCGCAGGGATGATACACCTTTCACTTATTCAGAAAAACCGTCCCACAAACTTTCGGGAGTGCTACATGAATACAGAATCAGAATGGATGATATATACCGCAAGGCATGTGAAATTGATCCGGTATTGGAAGAGTACATAAAGCGTGTGGCCGTTGCCAAGAAATATCCGGTCCAGGCCGTACGTTCAGCCGATGGTATATTAAGTCTTGTGGAGCGTTTCGGACATGACAGGGTGGTTCTTTCATGCCAGGTGGCAATGGAATTCGGTATGTTCGGGTACAACGAACTTGAAAGTATTCTGGTAAACAGGGAAGATGAGAAGTATCATGTACAGATGGAGGGACAGGCTCCCGAACTTACCCCCAAACACAGAAATCTCAGAGGCAAGGATTATTTTAACTCTAAAAACATGGATAAAAATGACAAGTAA
- the thiL gene encoding thiamine-phosphate kinase yields MRTEIASLGEFGLIDRLTEGIKLENESSKYGVGDDAAVLSYPSEKQVLVTTDLLMEGVHFDLTYVPLKHLGYKSAVVNFSDIYAMNGTPRQITVSLGLSKRFSVEDMDELYSGIRLACQQYNVDIVGGDTTSSLTGLAISITCIGDADKDKVVYRNGAKETDLICVSGDLGASYMGLQLLEREKVVLKGDKDIQPDFTGKEYLLERQLKPEARKDIIEKLAAANIVPTSMMDISDGLSSELMHICKQSNAGCRVYEEHIPIDYQTAVMAEEFNMNLTTCALNGGEDYELLFTVSIADHEKVSQMEGVRLIGHITKPELGCALITRDGQEFELKAQGWNPLKEDKQ; encoded by the coding sequence ATGAGAACTGAAATAGCATCTCTCGGTGAGTTTGGTCTGATTGACCGCCTCACCGAGGGAATCAAACTAGAAAATGAATCCAGTAAATATGGAGTGGGCGACGATGCCGCCGTTCTCTCCTACCCTTCAGAAAAGCAAGTATTGGTAACAACCGACCTGCTTATGGAAGGTGTACATTTTGATCTGACTTATGTTCCCTTGAAACATTTGGGATATAAATCAGCAGTCGTTAATTTCTCCGATATTTATGCCATGAACGGCACTCCCCGGCAGATTACAGTATCTCTTGGCCTTTCCAAACGTTTCAGCGTAGAAGATATGGACGAGCTTTATTCCGGTATCCGCCTGGCTTGCCAGCAATATAATGTCGACATTGTGGGAGGTGATACAACTTCCTCCCTTACAGGGCTTGCTATCAGCATCACTTGTATCGGCGATGCTGATAAGGATAAAGTGGTTTACCGTAATGGAGCAAAAGAAACCGACCTTATCTGCGTCAGCGGTGATCTGGGAGCATCCTATATGGGTTTACAACTATTGGAACGTGAGAAAGTCGTACTAAAAGGTGATAAAGACATTCAACCGGACTTTACCGGCAAAGAATACTTGTTAGAACGCCAGTTAAAACCGGAAGCACGTAAGGATATCATTGAGAAACTAGCTGCCGCCAATATTGTTCCAACCTCTATGATGGACATATCTGACGGTCTGTCATCAGAATTGATGCATATCTGCAAACAAAGCAATGCCGGTTGCCGCGTGTACGAAGAACATATTCCAATCGATTACCAGACGGCTGTTATGGCTGAAGAGTTTAACATGAATCTGACGACTTGCGCCTTGAATGGCGGAGAAGATTATGAGCTACTCTTTACTGTTTCTATCGCCGATCATGAGAAAGTATCACAAATGGAAGGAGTGCGCCTCATCGGACATATCACCAAACCCGAACTTGGCTGTGCATTAATTACCCGTGACGGACAAGAATTCGAATTAAAAGCACAAGGATGGAATCCATTGAAGGAAGATAAACAATAG
- the istB gene encoding IS21-like element helper ATPase IstB, with product MTSNNKTSRTVGKNMDRIMELLSKLRFYGMLETYRNDCRTTSSDGMTNDEFLKWLLESEYDYRRNVSIERLIKSANFRYKAYMEKIDYTIKRNLDRNQLERLASLDFIRDGQNVFITGSSGTGKSYIASAIGYEACKNGIKTLYSNASKLMGQLKIAKNKGTIESEMKKIEKCQLLILDDLFLIGLDARERSILMEIIEDRHGLKSIIITSQLPVESWYDAIGDPTVADAILDRIVHTAHKIELTGDSVRKINAKKK from the coding sequence ATGACAAGTAATAATAAAACAAGCAGAACTGTCGGAAAAAATATGGACAGAATAATGGAACTACTCTCCAAGTTACGTTTTTACGGCATGCTTGAAACATATAGAAATGACTGCAGGACCACATCCTCTGATGGTATGACAAACGATGAGTTTCTTAAATGGCTTCTTGAAAGCGAATATGATTACAGACGCAATGTAAGCATTGAGAGACTGATAAAGTCTGCAAACTTCAGATATAAGGCATATATGGAAAAAATAGACTATACCATAAAACGTAACCTTGACCGTAACCAGCTTGAGAGACTTGCATCTCTTGATTTTATAAGAGACGGACAGAATGTTTTCATCACGGGAAGCTCCGGTACAGGTAAAAGCTATATAGCTTCAGCCATAGGATATGAGGCATGTAAGAATGGAATAAAGACTTTGTATTCAAATGCGTCAAAGCTTATGGGACAGCTTAAAATTGCCAAAAACAAGGGCACTATAGAATCTGAGATGAAAAAAATAGAAAAGTGTCAACTGCTGATTCTTGACGATCTGTTTCTTATAGGACTGGATGCCAGGGAAAGGTCAATCCTTATGGAAATAATAGAAGACAGACACGGATTAAAATCAATCATAATAACATCACAACTTCCTGTCGAAAGCTGGTATGATGCAATTGGTGATCCTACAGTAGCTGACGCAATCCTGGACAGAATTGTACATACAGCACACAAGATTGAACTTACCGGGGATTCTGTAAGAAAGATTAATGCTAAAAAGAAATAG
- a CDS encoding purine-nucleoside phosphorylase: MLEKIQETAAYLKEKMHTSPETAIILGTGLGSLANEITEKYEIKYSDIPNFPVSTVEGHSGKLIFGKLGNKDIMAMQGRFHYYEGYSMKEVTFPVRVMRELGIKTLFVSNASGGTNADFEIGDLMIITDHINYFPEHPLRGKNIPYGPRFPDMSEAYSKELIRKADEIAKEKGIKVQHGVYIGTQGPTFETPAEYKLFHILGADAVGMSTVPEVIVANHCGIKVFGISVITDLGVEGKIVEVTHEEVQKAADAAQPKMTTIMRELINRA, translated from the coding sequence ATGTTAGAGAAAATACAAGAAACCGCAGCTTATCTTAAAGAGAAGATGCACACTAGTCCCGAAACAGCCATCATTCTTGGCACCGGACTTGGCAGTTTAGCAAACGAAATCACCGAGAAGTATGAAATAAAGTATTCGGATATCCCGAACTTCCCGGTGTCTACCGTCGAAGGTCATAGCGGCAAGCTGATTTTCGGCAAATTAGGCAATAAGGATATCATGGCTATGCAAGGACGCTTCCACTATTACGAGGGCTATTCGATGAAAGAAGTGACTTTCCCTGTACGTGTGATGCGCGAATTGGGAATCAAGACCTTGTTTGTATCCAATGCCAGCGGCGGTACGAATGCAGACTTTGAAATCGGCGACTTGATGATTATCACCGACCATATCAACTATTTCCCCGAACATCCACTTCGTGGAAAAAATATCCCTTATGGTCCTCGTTTCCCGGACATGAGCGAAGCATACAGCAAGGAACTGATTCGTAAAGCTGACGAGATTGCCAAAGAAAAAGGAATCAAAGTACAACACGGAGTGTATATCGGTACACAAGGTCCTACTTTCGAAACTCCTGCCGAATATAAACTATTCCATATCCTTGGCGCCGACGCTGTCGGTATGTCTACCGTTCCGGAAGTAATTGTAGCCAACCATTGTGGCATCAAAGTATTTGGTATTTCCGTCATTACCGACTTGGGAGTAGAAGGAAAAATCGTAGAAGTAACGCACGAAGAAGTTCAGAAAGCAGCCGACGCCGCTCAACCGAAAATGACAACGATCATGCGCGAACTTATCAACCGTGCCTAA
- the lpxK gene encoding tetraacyldisaccharide 4'-kinase: MDEHFFKIHKWLYPVSWLYGTAVIMRNKLFDWGLFRSKSFDVPVISVGNLAVGGTGKTPHTEYLIKLLHDKYQVAVLSRGYKRRTQGYMLATPQSTAKTIGDEPYQMYTKFPSVTLAVDENRCHGIERLLALKEPVVDIVLLDDAFQHRYVKPGLSILLTDYHRLFCDDTLLPAGRLREPVSGKNRAQIVIVTKCPQDIKPIDFNIITKRLNLYPYQQLFFSSFRYGNLLPVFQQGVKETAANVIPASKDISLSSLTDTDILLVTGIASPAPILERLEDCAKQIETLSFSDHHDFTHKDMQQIKERFKRLTGEKRLIITTEKDATRLVNHPGLDEELKPFIYALPIEIEILQNQQDKFNQHIIDYVRENTRNRSLS, from the coding sequence ATGGACGAGCACTTTTTCAAGATACATAAATGGCTATATCCTGTTTCGTGGCTATACGGAACAGCGGTAATAATGAGAAATAAACTCTTTGATTGGGGATTGTTCCGATCGAAGAGTTTCGATGTCCCTGTCATTAGTGTAGGTAACCTGGCTGTAGGCGGAACAGGCAAAACTCCTCATACCGAATATTTGATAAAGTTGCTCCATGATAAATATCAGGTGGCTGTACTAAGCCGGGGATATAAACGACGTACACAAGGCTACATGCTCGCCACTCCCCAAAGTACCGCCAAGACAATTGGTGACGAACCTTATCAGATGTACACCAAGTTCCCGTCCGTCACGTTGGCTGTTGACGAGAACCGCTGCCATGGAATAGAGAGACTGCTTGCTTTGAAAGAGCCCGTAGTAGATATTGTTCTACTGGACGATGCCTTCCAACACCGCTATGTCAAACCCGGGCTAAGTATTCTATTGACGGACTACCACCGTCTTTTCTGTGACGACACACTGCTTCCGGCTGGTCGTTTGCGTGAGCCGGTCAGTGGAAAGAACCGTGCACAAATCGTCATTGTCACCAAATGTCCTCAGGACATCAAACCTATTGATTTCAATATTATTACTAAACGGTTGAACCTTTATCCGTATCAGCAGTTATTCTTCTCATCGTTCCGTTATGGGAATCTGCTACCTGTATTCCAACAGGGAGTTAAAGAAACCGCCGCAAATGTAATCCCGGCAAGCAAAGACATTTCTTTATCTTCACTAACGGATACCGATATATTGTTAGTTACCGGCATTGCATCTCCTGCCCCTATCCTGGAAAGACTGGAAGATTGTGCAAAACAAATAGAAACGTTATCTTTCAGTGACCACCATGATTTCACTCACAAAGATATGCAACAGATAAAGGAACGATTCAAGCGATTAACAGGTGAAAAACGACTGATAATCACCACCGAGAAGGATGCGACACGCTTGGTCAACCATCCGGGACTGGACGAGGAACTGAAACCGTTTATCTATGCTTTACCTATTGAAATAGAGATATTACAAAATCAACAAGATAAATTTAACCAACATATTATTGACTATGTTAGAGAAAATACAAGAAACCGCAGCTTATCTTAA
- a CDS encoding alpha-L-rhamnosidase C-terminal domain-containing protein — protein MKNRLVRYVLSFVGIGCCASGLSQEMSVPTQLRCDLLLQTDYQSAYGFVVPTEWKVAQSGKHECVRILTQTPSFGWNISSDEPEVMQTAYQILVASTEDGLKENLGDVWDSGKVISAQSSGILYGGKPLAGDRLYFWKVRIWNGNQVESAYSDAAVFLTDKNLQKHATARYPLQKQQEMPVCVRNVKDNTWVADFGKAAFCGQLYLTLSSDSDRDTVVVHTGEANTPEGTVNRKPGGNIRYCRYRLPLRSGTHTYQIQFRHDGGSIKMPSYIGEVVPFRYVELENYGGNAEQALLVRNAVYYPYNEKASYFESSDSILNQVWDLCKYSVKATSFTGQFIDGDRERLPYEGDNYIGQLTAYCVDDEYNLPRYSHEYSITHPTWPTEWIQISVMTAWLDYLYTGDLRSIRYYYEDLKAKCLMDFETENGLIIVSGTDKQKNPQVMAKIHHKRSIEDIVDWPITERDGYVVDNSCKSVINAYYYRDLVLMSNIAEALGYVDDVTFYKKKAAHVKKSFQQVFWDRKNKRYRDSDKTEHASLHANVFSLAFGLVNEKDKASVMEYIRSKGMACSVYVAQFLLEAVYGAEDGNYGLSLMNSTGDRSWYNMIREGSTVSMEAWGNKYKPNQDWNHIWGAAPGNIIMRELIGVKPVLPGWNRFQIKPQLGELEWAKAKVPTIKGAVTVKYSQAGTTFSMEVKIPGNTEAEVILPARKDKNRVSVNGKRVKARLKEGKLFLPVLRSGNYQIVLN, from the coding sequence GTGAAGAATCGATTAGTCAGATACGTCTTGTCCTTTGTGGGAATAGGCTGTTGTGCATCCGGATTGTCTCAGGAGATGAGTGTACCGACTCAATTGCGATGTGATTTGTTGTTGCAGACTGATTATCAGTCTGCATACGGTTTTGTTGTTCCGACAGAATGGAAAGTGGCACAGTCGGGCAAGCATGAGTGTGTGAGAATCCTCACGCAGACTCCTTCTTTCGGTTGGAACATTTCAAGTGATGAACCGGAGGTGATGCAGACTGCTTATCAGATTTTAGTGGCAAGTACGGAGGACGGTTTGAAGGAGAATCTAGGGGATGTTTGGGATTCAGGAAAGGTGATAAGTGCCCAATCTTCCGGTATCCTTTATGGCGGAAAGCCTCTTGCCGGTGACCGTCTTTATTTTTGGAAAGTAAGGATTTGGAATGGAAACCAGGTGGAGAGTGCTTATTCTGATGCGGCTGTTTTCCTGACAGACAAGAATCTGCAAAAACATGCGACTGCCCGTTATCCTCTGCAGAAACAACAAGAAATGCCTGTATGTGTGCGAAATGTGAAAGACAATACATGGGTGGCGGATTTTGGTAAGGCGGCTTTTTGTGGACAACTTTATCTGACATTGAGCTCAGACAGCGACCGGGATACGGTGGTGGTGCATACGGGGGAAGCGAATACGCCGGAAGGTACTGTAAACAGAAAACCCGGAGGTAATATTCGGTATTGCAGGTATCGCTTGCCTTTGCGCTCTGGAACGCATACCTACCAGATTCAGTTCCGACATGATGGAGGTAGTATAAAGATGCCAAGTTACATAGGCGAAGTAGTTCCTTTTCGTTACGTAGAGTTGGAAAATTATGGCGGTAATGCTGAGCAGGCGTTGTTGGTTCGCAATGCCGTATATTATCCTTATAATGAAAAGGCTTCTTATTTTGAAAGTTCGGACAGTATCTTAAACCAGGTATGGGACTTGTGCAAATATAGTGTAAAGGCAACCTCATTCACCGGTCAGTTTATCGACGGGGACCGCGAGCGGTTGCCTTATGAAGGAGATAATTATATCGGCCAACTGACAGCTTATTGTGTGGACGATGAATATAACCTGCCACGCTATTCGCATGAGTATTCTATTACTCATCCTACCTGGCCTACCGAATGGATTCAGATTTCTGTAATGACGGCATGGCTGGATTACCTTTATACGGGTGACTTGCGCTCCATCCGATATTATTATGAGGATTTGAAAGCGAAATGTCTAATGGATTTCGAGACGGAGAATGGCTTGATTATTGTATCGGGTACAGATAAACAGAAGAATCCGCAAGTAATGGCAAAGATACATCACAAAAGGAGCATTGAGGATATTGTCGACTGGCCGATAACGGAACGTGACGGATATGTGGTTGATAATTCCTGCAAGTCTGTAATTAATGCCTATTATTACCGGGATTTGGTATTGATGTCAAATATAGCAGAAGCATTGGGGTATGTGGACGACGTGACTTTTTATAAAAAGAAAGCGGCTCATGTGAAAAAGAGTTTCCAGCAAGTCTTTTGGGACAGGAAGAACAAGCGTTATCGGGACAGTGATAAAACAGAGCATGCTTCTTTACATGCGAATGTTTTTTCATTAGCTTTCGGATTGGTAAATGAGAAGGATAAAGCATCGGTGATGGAGTATATCCGTAGCAAAGGTATGGCTTGCAGCGTATATGTGGCACAATTCCTATTGGAAGCAGTATATGGTGCGGAAGATGGAAACTATGGACTTTCATTAATGAATTCGACGGGTGACAGAAGCTGGTATAATATGATTCGTGAAGGGAGCACGGTGTCTATGGAGGCATGGGGAAACAAATACAAGCCCAATCAGGACTGGAATCATATTTGGGGAGCTGCTCCCGGAAATATCATTATGAGGGAATTGATAGGAGTAAAACCTGTTTTACCGGGTTGGAACAGATTTCAGATTAAACCTCAGTTGGGTGAATTGGAATGGGCGAAAGCGAAAGTTCCGACTATTAAGGGAGCGGTGACCGTGAAGTATAGCCAGGCAGGCACTACTTTCTCGATGGAAGTAAAAATTCCCGGAAATACAGAAGCTGAGGTGATTCTTCCTGCAAGAAAAGATAAAAATAGAGTAAGTGTTAATGGAAAGCGGGTAAAAGCAAGGTTGAAGGAAGGGAAACTGTTTTTACCGGTGCTAAGGAGTGGAAATTATCAGATTGTTTTGAACTGA
- a CDS encoding glycoside hydrolase family 2 protein, with product MRKNVWLICLGLVCCNLISAQWSPAGNKIKTSWGEKLDPKNVLPEYPRPIMERPEWKNLNGSWNYAITKKGAPAPNVYQGEILVPFAVESSLSGVGKTVGEQQELWYQRTFEIPASWRGRQVLLHFGGVDWQTDVWVNDVKVGRHTGGFAPFSFDITSALNKGANRLVVKVWDPTDRGEQPRGKQVEKPNAIWYTPVTGIWQTVWLEPVGAVHIAQLKTTPDIDKRTVKVDVATNGPSADKVEVRVLDGNKTVAAGASLGGLPVELSMPENVKLWSPESPSLYDIEVTLYKDGKVADKVKSYTAFRKFSVCKDKSGFTRLQLNNKDYFQFGPLDQGWWPDGLYTAPTDEALVYDLKKIKDFGYNMVRKHIKVEPARWYTHCDRIGLIVWQDMPSGGPSPQWQMREYFNGTEVVRSAVSEANYRKEWKEIMDCLYSYPSIGVWVPFNEAWGQFKTVEIAAWTKEYDPTRLVNPASGGNHYVCGDMLDLHHYPEPNLYLYDPVRPTVLGEYGGIGLALKGHLWLPDKNWGYVQYNTPEEVTNEYRNYANQLLELIKKGFSAAVYTQITDVEGEVNGLITYDRKVIKVNEAIVRSINRKICNTLNE from the coding sequence ATGAGAAAAAATGTATGGTTGATATGTCTCGGGTTGGTATGTTGTAACCTCATATCAGCCCAGTGGAGCCCTGCCGGCAATAAAATAAAAACATCCTGGGGAGAGAAGTTGGACCCCAAAAATGTACTTCCAGAATATCCCCGCCCGATTATGGAACGTCCGGAGTGGAAGAATCTGAACGGAAGTTGGAACTATGCGATTACGAAAAAGGGCGCTCCTGCCCCGAATGTGTATCAAGGTGAAATATTGGTTCCGTTTGCGGTAGAATCCTCTTTGTCCGGAGTGGGGAAAACGGTGGGTGAACAGCAGGAGTTGTGGTATCAGCGTACATTTGAGATTCCCGCCTCGTGGCGTGGCAGACAGGTTCTGTTACATTTTGGCGGCGTAGACTGGCAGACGGATGTCTGGGTGAATGATGTAAAGGTCGGCAGGCATACGGGAGGATTTGCTCCTTTCAGCTTTGATATCACTTCGGCGTTGAACAAGGGCGCGAACCGGTTGGTTGTCAAGGTATGGGATCCGACCGACCGGGGTGAGCAACCGAGAGGAAAACAGGTGGAAAAACCGAATGCGATATGGTATACGCCTGTCACGGGCATCTGGCAGACGGTGTGGCTGGAACCAGTGGGTGCCGTGCACATCGCACAGTTGAAGACCACTCCGGACATTGACAAGCGGACCGTAAAGGTGGATGTGGCTACGAACGGCCCTTCTGCGGACAAGGTGGAAGTCCGGGTATTGGACGGCAACAAAACGGTAGCTGCAGGGGCTTCGCTGGGCGGACTGCCGGTAGAACTGTCCATGCCAGAGAATGTAAAGCTCTGGTCGCCGGAGTCTCCTTCGCTTTATGATATCGAGGTTACGTTGTACAAGGACGGAAAGGTGGCGGATAAGGTGAAGAGCTATACGGCATTCCGCAAATTCTCCGTTTGCAAGGACAAATCGGGATTCACCCGGTTACAGCTCAACAACAAAGACTATTTCCAGTTCGGTCCGCTCGACCAGGGATGGTGGCCCGACGGACTGTATACAGCGCCTACGGACGAGGCGTTGGTGTATGACTTGAAGAAAATCAAGGACTTCGGTTATAATATGGTGCGTAAGCACATCAAGGTGGAACCGGCACGTTGGTATACCCATTGCGACCGGATCGGGCTGATTGTATGGCAGGACATGCCGAGCGGTGGTCCCAGCCCCCAATGGCAGATGCGGGAATATTTCAACGGTACGGAAGTGGTTCGTTCCGCTGTTTCCGAAGCCAATTACCGCAAGGAGTGGAAAGAAATCATGGATTGCCTGTATTCCTATCCGAGCATCGGTGTGTGGGTGCCTTTCAATGAAGCATGGGGACAGTTTAAGACGGTGGAGATAGCCGCATGGACCAAGGAGTACGACCCCACCCGCCTGGTGAATCCGGCAAGCGGCGGTAATCATTATGTGTGCGGCGACATGCTCGACTTGCACCATTATCCGGAGCCGAACCTTTATCTGTATGACCCTGTCCGCCCTACTGTGCTCGGTGAATACGGGGGCATCGGCCTGGCATTGAAAGGTCATCTGTGGTTGCCCGACAAGAACTGGGGATATGTGCAGTATAACACTCCGGAAGAAGTGACGAATGAATACCGGAATTATGCCAACCAGTTGCTGGAATTGATAAAAAAAGGATTCTCTGCTGCAGTTTATACCCAAATTACAGATGTGGAAGGGGAAGTAAACGGACTGATTACTTATGACCGTAAGGTAATCAAAGTGAATGAAGCTATCGTCAGGAGTATTAATCGGAAGATTTGTAATACATTGAATGAATAA
- a CDS encoding fibronectin type III-like domain-contianing protein: MDFKFSSWLPNVVSLTEAWYPGMEGGTAVANILFGKTNPSGRMPFTWPKKLEDAPSYKFGYQDNDNVLYTEGLKVGYRYFDTAQVEPEFTFGYGLSYTTFDYRNLHLRKTGATIVSGSVEVHNTGSRDGSELVQVYVKPLRPSVERPQHELKWFKKVFVPAGKSVRVEFELDKEAFSFYDVRLGNWRVDAREYEIELCRDSRNVIKSSRMVLDSESNLKN, translated from the coding sequence ATCGACTTTAAATTTTCCAGCTGGCTTCCGAATGTGGTATCATTGACAGAGGCGTGGTATCCGGGTATGGAAGGCGGGACGGCAGTTGCCAATATCCTGTTTGGAAAGACGAATCCCTCCGGACGGATGCCTTTCACCTGGCCTAAGAAGTTGGAAGATGCTCCGAGCTATAAGTTCGGCTATCAGGACAATGACAATGTGCTGTATACCGAAGGACTGAAAGTGGGCTACCGCTATTTTGATACGGCACAGGTGGAACCGGAGTTCACGTTCGGCTACGGATTGAGTTATACGACGTTCGACTACCGCAACTTGCATCTTAGGAAGACGGGAGCGACGATTGTTTCGGGCAGTGTGGAAGTGCACAATACCGGTAGCAGAGATGGCAGTGAGCTGGTGCAGGTGTATGTCAAACCGCTTCGTCCTTCCGTAGAACGTCCGCAGCACGAGTTGAAGTGGTTTAAAAAAGTCTTTGTGCCTGCCGGTAAATCGGTCCGGGTAGAATTTGAACTGGACAAGGAGGCGTTCTCTTTTTACGATGTCCGCCTGGGCAATTGGAGAGTGGATGCGAGAGAATACGAAATCGAGCTGTGCCGGGATTCGAGGAATGTGATAAAGTCGTCACGTATGGTTCTGGATAGTGAAAGTAATTTGAAAAATTGA